The Brachyhypopomus gauderio isolate BG-103 chromosome 1, BGAUD_0.2, whole genome shotgun sequence genome includes a window with the following:
- the plekhg5a gene encoding pleckstrin homology domain-containing family G member 5 isoform X1, producing MGGRKGEGERERESGGEHCKEEAVLMHFCSGLLRLHRRDTHLCAACATSLQWQVCHHPLCEDLRGGSPLHLCESCDSRCHPAPEGNMLFERHPRFDLQPQASILARNVSTRSCPPRTGLISDLEEGDEATFDLADHKSGTINLVKKKARRRHTDDASKECFTLKFDLNVDIDMEIVPAVKKKSLREVLGTVFERKGIELSCVDLFLDQSNTPLSLGFEAYRFGGHYLRVRARPGEELRVERGVKDPRSLSLPIMRPSAVRSASAGRVEHGSLGRREAADLLVSLGQGRRRKNMTEFLGDASIPATDSASGSLPNSATGTERWKNRAASRISVLFGSSSSNGSIGKECDRAEQLQSKLHSYNTFGLPTVPQQLSFHKDSWEEEPNLELEDSWKGLLGNPEALSKRLCHQQEAIWELLQTESDYIKKLHVITDLFLCGLLNLQESGFLSEVEPARLFGNIQEIVLLHTSLWADVLLPALERARNRHTLLDPMDLQQGFCTFGYRFKPYIRYCMEEESCMEYMRTLMKDNELFRIYVTWAETHKQCSRLKLTDMLVKPHQRLTKYPLLLKSVLKKTDDQAARETITRMVAEVEGFINSVDSQMRQREEKQKLAAIASRVEAYEAVEGASEEVEKILREYNQFDLTAPVMGASPEETRQLHLEGALKMKEGKESRMDVYCLLFTDVLLITKPVKRVEKVKVIRQPLVIQNVVCRELKDSGAFLLIYLNEFRTAVASYCFQATSGAQGRSWVEAIYNAQNQLERLRSKSQRDEGEEEEEGTESSMSTSSSPSLQHKEPLDKSQSDGSTETLSVVTMDEPEEVRSSVPMETESVSLRHSLHSDSSSPGDFLSASDGQALERLCDLSAMEVDPESRSLSVDSAYGTLSPESLIAELELKAGVDQSEGEETDTGEEEEAFEEDDADNDDDADEEDSLAWNGSQVTVNESNILDDHSNPQKHLVQEPEQVEYFVAASQDSGCRSLTLRRKSPVHPRPDFLQHFTLRSRSEDDLLQRLAALPHTSETTYCSISKSLSHLSQHSSCSNELLQAESGQPYQDPHTPSGNVADSLKRADTRLVYRAQSCSEWDSGRTSPPGALEGKCDIAASEHQQRQHRKLTRAQLQRIRTTMVLNSTLTASEV from the exons ATGGGAGGCAGGAAaggggaaggggagagagaaagagagagtgggggTGAGCACTGTAAAGAAGAAGCTGTTCTGATGCACTTCTGTTCTGGACTGCTGAGACTtcacaggagagacacacatCTCTGCGCTGCGTGTGCTACGTCTCTGCAGTGGCAG gtatgCCACCATCCTCTGTGTGAGGATTTAAGGGGCGGTAGCCCGTTACACCTGTGCGAGTCATGTGACTCGCGCTGTCACCCTGCCCCCGAGGGAAACATGCTCTTTGAGCGTCATCCACGTTTTGACCTGCAACCGCAAG CATCCATTCTGGCCCGTAACGTGTCCACTCGCTCCTGCCCCCCCCGCACCGGCCTCATCTCCGATCTGGAGGAGGGGGACGAGGCGACCTTTGACCTGGC AGATCACAAGAGTGGCACTATAAACTTGGTGAAGAAGAAAGCAAGGAGGAGACACACAGAT GATGCCAGTAAAGAGTGCTTCACACTGAAGTTTGACTTAAATGTTGACATTGACATGGAAATAGTCCCAGCTGTTAAAAAGAAGTCCTTAAG GGAGGTTCTGGGCACTGTGTTTGAGAGGAAAGGTATTGAGTTGTCCTGCGTTGACCTGTTCCTGGATCAGTcaaacacacctctctctctgggCTTTGAGGCTTACCGCTTTGGGGGACACTACCTCCGAGTTCGAG CACGGCCGGGAGAGGAACTGCGTGTTGAGAGGGGGGTGAAGGACCCTCGGTCTCTCAGTCTGCCCATCATGAGGCCCTCGGCCGTGCGCAGTGCCTCTGCTGGACGCGTGGAGCACGGCTCTTTGGGCCGTCGTGAGGCAGCCGATCTCCTCGTCAGCTTG GGTCAAGGACGCAGACGGAAAAACATGACCGAGTTCCTGGGTGACGCCAGCATTCCTGCCACGGACTCCGCGTCTGGGTCGCTGCCGAACTCTGCCACGGGAACGGAGCGCTGGAAGAACCGAGCCGCCAGCCGCATCAGCGTCCTCTTCGGCTCCAGCTCCAGCAACGGCTCCATCGGCAAG GAGTGTGATAGAGCGGAGCAGTTGCAGAGTAAGCTCCACTCGTACAACACGTTTGGATTACCCACAGTGCCCCAGCAGCTCTCCTTCCACAAAGACTCCTGGGAGGAGGAGCCCAACCTGGAGCTGGAGGACAGCTGGAAAGGCCTGCTGGGAAATCCTGAg GCTCTGTCCAAACGACTGTGCCATCAACAGGAGGCCATCTGGGAACTGCTGCAGACAGAGTCCGACTACATTAAGAAGCTGCACGTCATCACTGAT ctgttccTCTGTGGGTTGTTAAACCTGCAGGAGAGTGGGTTTCTGAGTGAGGTGGAGCCTGCCCGTCTGTTCGGGAACATACAGGAGATCGTGCTGCTACACACGTCCCTGTGGGCCGACGTCTTGCTACCCGCCCTGGAACGGGCCAGGAACAGACATACCCTGCTTGATCCGATGGACCTACAACAGGGCTTCTGCACT tttggtTACAGGTTTAAACCCTACATCCGTTACTGTATGGAAGAGGAAAGTTGCATGGAGTATATGCGCACTTTAATGAAGGACAACGAACTCTTCAGGATCTATGTGACC TGGGCAGAGACCCATAAACAGTGCAGCCGGCTGAAGCTCACTGACATGCTGGTGAAGCCTCACCAGAGACTCACCAAGTATCCACTCCTGCTGAAGAGTGTGCTGAAGAAGACCGACGACCAGGCGGCACGAGAGACCATCACCAGAATG GTGGCCGAGGTGGAGGGCTTCATCAACAGCGTGGACTCTCAGATGaggcagagggaggagaagcAGAAGCTGGCCGCCATCGCAAGCCGCGTGGAGGCGTATGAGGCCGTAGAGGGCGCTAGCGAGGAGGTGGAAAAG ATCCTCAGAGAGTACAATCAGTTTGACCTGACGGCTCCGGTCATGGGTGCCTCACCAGAGGAAACGCGTCAACTCCACCTGGAGGGGGCGCTAAAGATGAAggaaggcaaagagagcagg ATGGACGTGTACTGTCTCCTGTTCACGGATGTGCTATTGATCACCAAACCAGTGAAGCGCGTGGAGAAGGTGAAGGTCATTCGCCAGCCATTGGTCATTCAGAACGTGGTCTGTAGGGAGCTGAAGGATTCAGGAGCCTTTCTCCTCATCTACCTCAACGAGTTCCGCACCGCTGTGGCCTCTTACTGCTTCCAGGCCACCAGTGGTGCCCAAGGCCGCAGCTGGGTGGAGGCCATCTACAATGCACAG AATCAGCTCGAGAGGCTCCGCTCCAAATCCCAGAGGGacgagggagaagaggaggaggaggggacagaAAGTAGCATGTCTACATCTAGTTCCCCTTCTCTACAGCACAAAGAACCACTAGACAAGAG CCAATCAGACGGCTCCACTGAGACCCTCTCTGTGGTCACGATGGATGAGCCCGAGGAGGTCAGATCGTCCGTGCCTATGGAGACAGAAAGTGTGTCTCTCAGACACTCCCTGCACTCTGATTCATCAAGCCCAGGGGACTTCCTTTCTGCCAGTGACGGCCAAGCTCTGGAGAGGCTGTGTGATCTAAGTGCCATGGAGGTAGATCCAGAGAGTCGGTCTCTGTCTGTGGACAGTGCCTACGGAACGCTCTCTCCAGAGTCTCTGATTGCAGAGCTGGAGTTGAAGGCAGGAGTGGACCAGAGCGAAGGAGAGGAAACTGACacgggggaggaagaggaagcctTTGAGGAAGATGATGCTGATAATGACGACGACGCAGACGAAGAGGACTCATTGGCTTGGAATGGCTCTCAGGTGACTGTTAATGAGTCAAACATCTTGGATGACCATTCCAACCCTCAGAAGCACCTGGTACAGGAACCGGAGCAGGTGGAATACTTTGTGGCTGCTTCTCAGGACTCTGGGTGTCGCTCTCTGACATTGCGACGCAAGTCACCAGTCCACCCTCGTCCAGACTTCCTGCAGCACTTCACCCTGAGGTCACGCTCAGAGGACGACCTTCTCCAAAGACTGGCTGCTCTGCCACACACCTCCGAGACAACTTACTGTAGCATTAGCAAGAGCCTGTCTCACCTCTCCCAACACTCATCATGCAGCAATGAGCTCCTACAGGCAGAGTCTGGGCAGCCCTACCAGGACCCCCACACTCCATCGGGCAACGTTGCTGACTCTCTCAAAAGGGCAGACACACGTCTTGTATACCGGGCCCAGAGTTGCTCAGAGTGGGACAGTGGGAGAACATCACCCCCTGGTGCTTTGGAGGGGAAGTGTGACATAGCAGCATCAGAGCACCAGCAGAGGCAGCATAGGAAGCTGACCAGGGCTCAGCTGCAAAGAATACGCACAACCATGGTGCTCAACTCTACGCTCACTGCCTC
- the plekhg5a gene encoding pleckstrin homology domain-containing family G member 5 isoform X6, giving the protein MLFERHPRFDLQPQASILARNVSTRSCPPRTGLISDLEEGDEATFDLADHKSGTINLVKKKARRRHTDDASKECFTLKFDLNVDIDMEIVPAVKKKSLREVLGTVFERKGIELSCVDLFLDQSNTPLSLGFEAYRFGGHYLRVRARPGEELRVERGVKDPRSLSLPIMRPSAVRSASAGRVEHGSLGRREAADLLVSLGQGRRRKNMTEFLGDASIPATDSASGSLPNSATGTERWKNRAASRISVLFGSSSSNGSIGKECDRAEQLQSKLHSYNTFGLPTVPQQLSFHKDSWEEEPNLELEDSWKGLLGNPEALSKRLCHQQEAIWELLQTESDYIKKLHVITDLFLCGLLNLQESGFLSEVEPARLFGNIQEIVLLHTSLWADVLLPALERARNRHTLLDPMDLQQGFCTFGYRFKPYIRYCMEEESCMEYMRTLMKDNELFRIYVTWAETHKQCSRLKLTDMLVKPHQRLTKYPLLLKSVLKKTDDQAARETITRMVAEVEGFINSVDSQMRQREEKQKLAAIASRVEAYEAVEGASEEVEKILREYNQFDLTAPVMGASPEETRQLHLEGALKMKEGKESRMDVYCLLFTDVLLITKPVKRVEKVKVIRQPLVIQNVVCRELKDSGAFLLIYLNEFRTAVASYCFQATSGAQGRSWVEAIYNAQNQLERLRSKSQRDEGEEEEEGTESSMSTSSSPSLQHKEPLDKSQSDGSTETLSVVTMDEPEEVRSSVPMETESVSLRHSLHSDSSSPGDFLSASDGQALERLCDLSAMEVDPESRSLSVDSAYGTLSPESLIAELELKAGVDQSEGEETDTGEEEEAFEEDDADNDDDADEEDSLAWNGSQVTVNESNILDDHSNPQKHLVQEPEQVEYFVAASQDSGCRSLTLRRKSPVHPRPDFLQHFTLRSRSEDDLLQRLAALPHTSETTYCSISKSLSHLSQHSSCSNELLQAESGQPYQDPHTPSGNVADSLKRADTRLVYRAQSCSEWDSGRTSPPGALEGKCDIAASEHQQRQHRKLTRAQLQRIRTTMVLNSTLTASEV; this is encoded by the exons ATGCTCTTTGAGCGTCATCCACGTTTTGACCTGCAACCGCAAG CATCCATTCTGGCCCGTAACGTGTCCACTCGCTCCTGCCCCCCCCGCACCGGCCTCATCTCCGATCTGGAGGAGGGGGACGAGGCGACCTTTGACCTGGC AGATCACAAGAGTGGCACTATAAACTTGGTGAAGAAGAAAGCAAGGAGGAGACACACAGAT GATGCCAGTAAAGAGTGCTTCACACTGAAGTTTGACTTAAATGTTGACATTGACATGGAAATAGTCCCAGCTGTTAAAAAGAAGTCCTTAAG GGAGGTTCTGGGCACTGTGTTTGAGAGGAAAGGTATTGAGTTGTCCTGCGTTGACCTGTTCCTGGATCAGTcaaacacacctctctctctgggCTTTGAGGCTTACCGCTTTGGGGGACACTACCTCCGAGTTCGAG CACGGCCGGGAGAGGAACTGCGTGTTGAGAGGGGGGTGAAGGACCCTCGGTCTCTCAGTCTGCCCATCATGAGGCCCTCGGCCGTGCGCAGTGCCTCTGCTGGACGCGTGGAGCACGGCTCTTTGGGCCGTCGTGAGGCAGCCGATCTCCTCGTCAGCTTG GGTCAAGGACGCAGACGGAAAAACATGACCGAGTTCCTGGGTGACGCCAGCATTCCTGCCACGGACTCCGCGTCTGGGTCGCTGCCGAACTCTGCCACGGGAACGGAGCGCTGGAAGAACCGAGCCGCCAGCCGCATCAGCGTCCTCTTCGGCTCCAGCTCCAGCAACGGCTCCATCGGCAAG GAGTGTGATAGAGCGGAGCAGTTGCAGAGTAAGCTCCACTCGTACAACACGTTTGGATTACCCACAGTGCCCCAGCAGCTCTCCTTCCACAAAGACTCCTGGGAGGAGGAGCCCAACCTGGAGCTGGAGGACAGCTGGAAAGGCCTGCTGGGAAATCCTGAg GCTCTGTCCAAACGACTGTGCCATCAACAGGAGGCCATCTGGGAACTGCTGCAGACAGAGTCCGACTACATTAAGAAGCTGCACGTCATCACTGAT ctgttccTCTGTGGGTTGTTAAACCTGCAGGAGAGTGGGTTTCTGAGTGAGGTGGAGCCTGCCCGTCTGTTCGGGAACATACAGGAGATCGTGCTGCTACACACGTCCCTGTGGGCCGACGTCTTGCTACCCGCCCTGGAACGGGCCAGGAACAGACATACCCTGCTTGATCCGATGGACCTACAACAGGGCTTCTGCACT tttggtTACAGGTTTAAACCCTACATCCGTTACTGTATGGAAGAGGAAAGTTGCATGGAGTATATGCGCACTTTAATGAAGGACAACGAACTCTTCAGGATCTATGTGACC TGGGCAGAGACCCATAAACAGTGCAGCCGGCTGAAGCTCACTGACATGCTGGTGAAGCCTCACCAGAGACTCACCAAGTATCCACTCCTGCTGAAGAGTGTGCTGAAGAAGACCGACGACCAGGCGGCACGAGAGACCATCACCAGAATG GTGGCCGAGGTGGAGGGCTTCATCAACAGCGTGGACTCTCAGATGaggcagagggaggagaagcAGAAGCTGGCCGCCATCGCAAGCCGCGTGGAGGCGTATGAGGCCGTAGAGGGCGCTAGCGAGGAGGTGGAAAAG ATCCTCAGAGAGTACAATCAGTTTGACCTGACGGCTCCGGTCATGGGTGCCTCACCAGAGGAAACGCGTCAACTCCACCTGGAGGGGGCGCTAAAGATGAAggaaggcaaagagagcagg ATGGACGTGTACTGTCTCCTGTTCACGGATGTGCTATTGATCACCAAACCAGTGAAGCGCGTGGAGAAGGTGAAGGTCATTCGCCAGCCATTGGTCATTCAGAACGTGGTCTGTAGGGAGCTGAAGGATTCAGGAGCCTTTCTCCTCATCTACCTCAACGAGTTCCGCACCGCTGTGGCCTCTTACTGCTTCCAGGCCACCAGTGGTGCCCAAGGCCGCAGCTGGGTGGAGGCCATCTACAATGCACAG AATCAGCTCGAGAGGCTCCGCTCCAAATCCCAGAGGGacgagggagaagaggaggaggaggggacagaAAGTAGCATGTCTACATCTAGTTCCCCTTCTCTACAGCACAAAGAACCACTAGACAAGAG CCAATCAGACGGCTCCACTGAGACCCTCTCTGTGGTCACGATGGATGAGCCCGAGGAGGTCAGATCGTCCGTGCCTATGGAGACAGAAAGTGTGTCTCTCAGACACTCCCTGCACTCTGATTCATCAAGCCCAGGGGACTTCCTTTCTGCCAGTGACGGCCAAGCTCTGGAGAGGCTGTGTGATCTAAGTGCCATGGAGGTAGATCCAGAGAGTCGGTCTCTGTCTGTGGACAGTGCCTACGGAACGCTCTCTCCAGAGTCTCTGATTGCAGAGCTGGAGTTGAAGGCAGGAGTGGACCAGAGCGAAGGAGAGGAAACTGACacgggggaggaagaggaagcctTTGAGGAAGATGATGCTGATAATGACGACGACGCAGACGAAGAGGACTCATTGGCTTGGAATGGCTCTCAGGTGACTGTTAATGAGTCAAACATCTTGGATGACCATTCCAACCCTCAGAAGCACCTGGTACAGGAACCGGAGCAGGTGGAATACTTTGTGGCTGCTTCTCAGGACTCTGGGTGTCGCTCTCTGACATTGCGACGCAAGTCACCAGTCCACCCTCGTCCAGACTTCCTGCAGCACTTCACCCTGAGGTCACGCTCAGAGGACGACCTTCTCCAAAGACTGGCTGCTCTGCCACACACCTCCGAGACAACTTACTGTAGCATTAGCAAGAGCCTGTCTCACCTCTCCCAACACTCATCATGCAGCAATGAGCTCCTACAGGCAGAGTCTGGGCAGCCCTACCAGGACCCCCACACTCCATCGGGCAACGTTGCTGACTCTCTCAAAAGGGCAGACACACGTCTTGTATACCGGGCCCAGAGTTGCTCAGAGTGGGACAGTGGGAGAACATCACCCCCTGGTGCTTTGGAGGGGAAGTGTGACATAGCAGCATCAGAGCACCAGCAGAGGCAGCATAGGAAGCTGACCAGGGCTCAGCTGCAAAGAATACGCACAACCATGGTGCTCAACTCTACGCTCACTGCCTC
- the plekhg5a gene encoding pleckstrin homology domain-containing family G member 5 isoform X4, translated as MFHWRRQGSYELETLPCSQSELGTEKYTWTSLMDVTQDPYGEKPIQQERSGVFCQHPSCPQRPLAAKVCHHPLCEDLRGGSPLHLCESCDSRCHPAPEGNMLFERHPRFDLQPQASILARNVSTRSCPPRTGLISDLEEGDEATFDLADHKSGTINLVKKKARRRHTDDASKECFTLKFDLNVDIDMEIVPAVKKKSLREVLGTVFERKGIELSCVDLFLDQSNTPLSLGFEAYRFGGHYLRVRARPGEELRVERGVKDPRSLSLPIMRPSAVRSASAGRVEHGSLGRREAADLLVSLGQGRRRKNMTEFLGDASIPATDSASGSLPNSATGTERWKNRAASRISVLFGSSSSNGSIGKECDRAEQLQSKLHSYNTFGLPTVPQQLSFHKDSWEEEPNLELEDSWKGLLGNPEALSKRLCHQQEAIWELLQTESDYIKKLHVITDLFLCGLLNLQESGFLSEVEPARLFGNIQEIVLLHTSLWADVLLPALERARNRHTLLDPMDLQQGFCTFGYRFKPYIRYCMEEESCMEYMRTLMKDNELFRIYVTWAETHKQCSRLKLTDMLVKPHQRLTKYPLLLKSVLKKTDDQAARETITRMVAEVEGFINSVDSQMRQREEKQKLAAIASRVEAYEAVEGASEEVEKILREYNQFDLTAPVMGASPEETRQLHLEGALKMKEGKESRMDVYCLLFTDVLLITKPVKRVEKVKVIRQPLVIQNVVCRELKDSGAFLLIYLNEFRTAVASYCFQATSGAQGRSWVEAIYNAQNQLERLRSKSQRDEGEEEEEGTESSMSTSSSPSLQHKEPLDKSQSDGSTETLSVVTMDEPEEVRSSVPMETESVSLRHSLHSDSSSPGDFLSASDGQALERLCDLSAMEVDPESRSLSVDSAYGTLSPESLIAELELKAGVDQSEGEETDTGEEEEAFEEDDADNDDDADEEDSLAWNGSQVTVNESNILDDHSNPQKHLVQEPEQVEYFVAASQDSGCRSLTLRRKSPVHPRPDFLQHFTLRSRSEDDLLQRLAALPHTSETTYCSISKSLSHLSQHSSCSNELLQAESGQPYQDPHTPSGNVADSLKRADTRLVYRAQSCSEWDSGRTSPPGALEGKCDIAASEHQQRQHRKLTRAQLQRIRTTMVLNSTLTASEV; from the exons ATGTTCCACTGGAGACGCCAAGGCTCTTATGAGCTGGAGACCCTTCCATGCTCTCAGAGTGAGCTGGGAACAGAGAAGTACACCTGGACTTCACTAATGGATGTCACCCAAGATCCGTATG GTGAAAAGCCTATTCAGCAAGAGAGGAGTGGCGTCTTTTGCCAGCACCCCAGCTGCCCACAGCGCCCCCTTGCTGCCAAG gtatgCCACCATCCTCTGTGTGAGGATTTAAGGGGCGGTAGCCCGTTACACCTGTGCGAGTCATGTGACTCGCGCTGTCACCCTGCCCCCGAGGGAAACATGCTCTTTGAGCGTCATCCACGTTTTGACCTGCAACCGCAAG CATCCATTCTGGCCCGTAACGTGTCCACTCGCTCCTGCCCCCCCCGCACCGGCCTCATCTCCGATCTGGAGGAGGGGGACGAGGCGACCTTTGACCTGGC AGATCACAAGAGTGGCACTATAAACTTGGTGAAGAAGAAAGCAAGGAGGAGACACACAGAT GATGCCAGTAAAGAGTGCTTCACACTGAAGTTTGACTTAAATGTTGACATTGACATGGAAATAGTCCCAGCTGTTAAAAAGAAGTCCTTAAG GGAGGTTCTGGGCACTGTGTTTGAGAGGAAAGGTATTGAGTTGTCCTGCGTTGACCTGTTCCTGGATCAGTcaaacacacctctctctctgggCTTTGAGGCTTACCGCTTTGGGGGACACTACCTCCGAGTTCGAG CACGGCCGGGAGAGGAACTGCGTGTTGAGAGGGGGGTGAAGGACCCTCGGTCTCTCAGTCTGCCCATCATGAGGCCCTCGGCCGTGCGCAGTGCCTCTGCTGGACGCGTGGAGCACGGCTCTTTGGGCCGTCGTGAGGCAGCCGATCTCCTCGTCAGCTTG GGTCAAGGACGCAGACGGAAAAACATGACCGAGTTCCTGGGTGACGCCAGCATTCCTGCCACGGACTCCGCGTCTGGGTCGCTGCCGAACTCTGCCACGGGAACGGAGCGCTGGAAGAACCGAGCCGCCAGCCGCATCAGCGTCCTCTTCGGCTCCAGCTCCAGCAACGGCTCCATCGGCAAG GAGTGTGATAGAGCGGAGCAGTTGCAGAGTAAGCTCCACTCGTACAACACGTTTGGATTACCCACAGTGCCCCAGCAGCTCTCCTTCCACAAAGACTCCTGGGAGGAGGAGCCCAACCTGGAGCTGGAGGACAGCTGGAAAGGCCTGCTGGGAAATCCTGAg GCTCTGTCCAAACGACTGTGCCATCAACAGGAGGCCATCTGGGAACTGCTGCAGACAGAGTCCGACTACATTAAGAAGCTGCACGTCATCACTGAT ctgttccTCTGTGGGTTGTTAAACCTGCAGGAGAGTGGGTTTCTGAGTGAGGTGGAGCCTGCCCGTCTGTTCGGGAACATACAGGAGATCGTGCTGCTACACACGTCCCTGTGGGCCGACGTCTTGCTACCCGCCCTGGAACGGGCCAGGAACAGACATACCCTGCTTGATCCGATGGACCTACAACAGGGCTTCTGCACT tttggtTACAGGTTTAAACCCTACATCCGTTACTGTATGGAAGAGGAAAGTTGCATGGAGTATATGCGCACTTTAATGAAGGACAACGAACTCTTCAGGATCTATGTGACC TGGGCAGAGACCCATAAACAGTGCAGCCGGCTGAAGCTCACTGACATGCTGGTGAAGCCTCACCAGAGACTCACCAAGTATCCACTCCTGCTGAAGAGTGTGCTGAAGAAGACCGACGACCAGGCGGCACGAGAGACCATCACCAGAATG GTGGCCGAGGTGGAGGGCTTCATCAACAGCGTGGACTCTCAGATGaggcagagggaggagaagcAGAAGCTGGCCGCCATCGCAAGCCGCGTGGAGGCGTATGAGGCCGTAGAGGGCGCTAGCGAGGAGGTGGAAAAG ATCCTCAGAGAGTACAATCAGTTTGACCTGACGGCTCCGGTCATGGGTGCCTCACCAGAGGAAACGCGTCAACTCCACCTGGAGGGGGCGCTAAAGATGAAggaaggcaaagagagcagg ATGGACGTGTACTGTCTCCTGTTCACGGATGTGCTATTGATCACCAAACCAGTGAAGCGCGTGGAGAAGGTGAAGGTCATTCGCCAGCCATTGGTCATTCAGAACGTGGTCTGTAGGGAGCTGAAGGATTCAGGAGCCTTTCTCCTCATCTACCTCAACGAGTTCCGCACCGCTGTGGCCTCTTACTGCTTCCAGGCCACCAGTGGTGCCCAAGGCCGCAGCTGGGTGGAGGCCATCTACAATGCACAG AATCAGCTCGAGAGGCTCCGCTCCAAATCCCAGAGGGacgagggagaagaggaggaggaggggacagaAAGTAGCATGTCTACATCTAGTTCCCCTTCTCTACAGCACAAAGAACCACTAGACAAGAG CCAATCAGACGGCTCCACTGAGACCCTCTCTGTGGTCACGATGGATGAGCCCGAGGAGGTCAGATCGTCCGTGCCTATGGAGACAGAAAGTGTGTCTCTCAGACACTCCCTGCACTCTGATTCATCAAGCCCAGGGGACTTCCTTTCTGCCAGTGACGGCCAAGCTCTGGAGAGGCTGTGTGATCTAAGTGCCATGGAGGTAGATCCAGAGAGTCGGTCTCTGTCTGTGGACAGTGCCTACGGAACGCTCTCTCCAGAGTCTCTGATTGCAGAGCTGGAGTTGAAGGCAGGAGTGGACCAGAGCGAAGGAGAGGAAACTGACacgggggaggaagaggaagcctTTGAGGAAGATGATGCTGATAATGACGACGACGCAGACGAAGAGGACTCATTGGCTTGGAATGGCTCTCAGGTGACTGTTAATGAGTCAAACATCTTGGATGACCATTCCAACCCTCAGAAGCACCTGGTACAGGAACCGGAGCAGGTGGAATACTTTGTGGCTGCTTCTCAGGACTCTGGGTGTCGCTCTCTGACATTGCGACGCAAGTCACCAGTCCACCCTCGTCCAGACTTCCTGCAGCACTTCACCCTGAGGTCACGCTCAGAGGACGACCTTCTCCAAAGACTGGCTGCTCTGCCACACACCTCCGAGACAACTTACTGTAGCATTAGCAAGAGCCTGTCTCACCTCTCCCAACACTCATCATGCAGCAATGAGCTCCTACAGGCAGAGTCTGGGCAGCCCTACCAGGACCCCCACACTCCATCGGGCAACGTTGCTGACTCTCTCAAAAGGGCAGACACACGTCTTGTATACCGGGCCCAGAGTTGCTCAGAGTGGGACAGTGGGAGAACATCACCCCCTGGTGCTTTGGAGGGGAAGTGTGACATAGCAGCATCAGAGCACCAGCAGAGGCAGCATAGGAAGCTGACCAGGGCTCAGCTGCAAAGAATACGCACAACCATGGTGCTCAACTCTACGCTCACTGCCTC